From a single Planococcus shenhongbingii genomic region:
- the purE gene encoding 5-(carboxyamino)imidazole ribonucleotide mutase: MDSRIGIIMGSSSDWETMKHACDVLDELNIAYEKKVISAHRTPDLMFSYAEEARDRGLHVIIAGAGGAAHLPGMVAAKTTLPVIGVPVQSKALNGLDSLLSIVQMPGGVPVATVAIGKAGATNAGLLAAQILGTTDPQVAQALQERRNRTHDEVLKSTGDLT, from the coding sequence ATGGATTCGCGAATCGGCATAATAATGGGAAGTTCGAGCGACTGGGAAACGATGAAACATGCATGTGATGTTCTGGACGAATTAAACATCGCCTACGAAAAAAAAGTTATTTCTGCTCACCGTACACCTGACTTAATGTTTTCTTATGCAGAGGAAGCAAGAGACCGCGGGTTGCATGTGATTATCGCAGGTGCTGGAGGAGCTGCTCACTTGCCGGGGATGGTTGCTGCAAAAACGACACTTCCTGTCATAGGTGTTCCAGTTCAGTCAAAAGCATTGAACGGTCTGGATTCGTTATTGTCGATTGTTCAGATGCCTGGAGGCGTTCCAGTAGCAACTGTTGCAATCGGAAAAGCAGGCGCCACCAATGCCGGCCTTCTGGCTGCTCAGATTTTAGGCACGACTGATCCACAAGTAGCACAGGCATTACAGGAAAGAAGAAATCGAACGCATGATGAAGTCTTAAAAAGTACAGGTGATTTAACATGA
- the purK gene encoding 5-(carboxyamino)imidazole ribonucleotide synthase: MTKIILPGQTIGIIGGGQLGRMMALAAKEAGFKIAVLDPAMDSPTGQVADVQIIAPYNDMHALEELAEASDVITYEFENIDVTGLEKLAEIAYVPQGSELIRITQNRIFEKQAISEAGVPIAEYISASSFSELEEKSSQLPFPFVVKTARGGYDGKGQQTVTSKEELALAEPLFQNGECVAEAFVEFTKEISVIIQRNVQGEMTILPIGENVHRDHILHQTIVPALVMESTIEKAKEAAAKIASHLDMIGTLAVEMFVLENGEILVNELAPRPHNSGHYSIEGTNISQFHQHVRAICGWPLREPKLWADTVMVNILGEHVAPLTAKISRYPNWSVHLYGKDEAKHKRKMGHVTILTEDLQGTLIEIDESGIWPK; the protein is encoded by the coding sequence ATGACAAAAATTATTTTACCGGGACAAACGATTGGAATTATTGGCGGAGGACAGCTAGGGCGCATGATGGCATTAGCTGCTAAAGAAGCAGGCTTTAAAATAGCCGTGTTAGATCCGGCAATGGATTCACCGACAGGCCAAGTGGCCGATGTTCAAATCATCGCTCCTTATAACGACATGCATGCACTTGAAGAATTGGCGGAAGCCAGTGATGTTATTACTTATGAATTTGAAAACATAGACGTTACCGGCTTAGAAAAGCTGGCAGAAATAGCATATGTACCCCAAGGATCTGAGTTGATCCGGATTACACAAAATCGCATTTTTGAAAAGCAAGCAATCTCGGAAGCAGGCGTACCGATTGCAGAATACATTTCTGCTTCATCATTTAGTGAATTAGAAGAGAAAAGCAGTCAATTGCCTTTTCCTTTTGTCGTAAAGACTGCCAGAGGCGGATACGACGGAAAAGGCCAGCAAACGGTCACTTCCAAAGAAGAATTGGCTTTAGCAGAACCGCTTTTCCAAAATGGCGAATGTGTAGCAGAGGCATTCGTTGAATTTACAAAAGAAATTTCTGTCATTATTCAACGTAATGTCCAAGGCGAGATGACGATATTGCCAATCGGGGAGAATGTACATAGAGACCATATTCTTCACCAAACAATCGTTCCTGCTCTTGTTATGGAATCAACTATTGAAAAAGCAAAAGAAGCTGCTGCAAAGATCGCCAGTCACTTGGATATGATTGGCACGCTGGCCGTAGAAATGTTCGTGCTTGAGAACGGAGAAATCCTGGTCAATGAATTGGCGCCTCGGCCGCACAACTCAGGCCATTATTCAATAGAAGGAACGAATATCTCCCAATTTCATCAGCATGTGCGGGCCATTTGCGGATGGCCGCTCAGAGAACCGAAACTATGGGCAGATACAGTGATGGTGAATATTCTTGGAGAGCATGTAGCTCCACTAACGGCAAAGATTTCCAGATATCCGAACTGGTCCGTTCATTTATACGGCAAAGATGAAGCCAAACATAAACGCAAAATGGGCCATGTTACAATATTAACGGAAGACCTGCAAGGGACTTTAATAGAAATAGATGAATCCGGCATTTGGCCGAAATAA
- the purB gene encoding adenylosuccinate lyase, translating into MIARYTRPEMGAIWTDENRYNAWLEVEILACEAWSEIGDIPKEDVVKIRQNASFSVDRILEIEEETRHDVVAFTRAVSETLGEERKWVHYGLTSTDVVDTALSYLIKQANVIIRKDLNNFIEILANKAKEHKMTVMMGRTHGVHAEPTTFGLKLALWHEEMKRNLERFEAAAKTIETGKMSGAVGTYANIDPFVEEYVCKQLGLAASPISTQTLQRDRHAQYISTLALIATSIEKFATEIRGLQKSETREVEEFFAKGQKGSSAMPHKRNPIGSENMTGLARLIRGYMLTAYENVPLWHERDISHSSAERVILPDATIALNYMLNRFSNIVKNLTVFPENMKRNMDSTLGLIYSQRVLLALIDKGMAREAAYDTVQPCAMEAWENQTHFRQIVEANEIITSQLSKEELDDCFDYNHHLQQVDMIFNRLGLN; encoded by the coding sequence ATGATAGCACGTTATACTCGACCTGAAATGGGCGCAATTTGGACAGACGAAAACCGGTACAATGCTTGGCTGGAAGTTGAAATTCTGGCTTGTGAAGCTTGGTCGGAAATCGGAGACATTCCCAAAGAGGATGTTGTGAAAATTCGTCAGAACGCTTCATTTTCGGTAGACCGCATTTTAGAAATAGAAGAAGAAACCCGCCACGATGTGGTGGCCTTTACACGGGCAGTATCCGAAACATTGGGCGAAGAGCGCAAATGGGTACATTACGGGCTGACTTCTACAGATGTGGTAGATACGGCGTTATCGTATTTGATTAAACAAGCGAATGTAATTATCCGCAAAGATTTGAATAACTTTATCGAGATCCTGGCGAATAAAGCCAAAGAACATAAAATGACTGTCATGATGGGGCGCACACACGGTGTCCATGCAGAACCGACTACATTCGGTTTGAAACTGGCTCTATGGCATGAAGAGATGAAACGCAACTTAGAGCGTTTTGAAGCAGCTGCTAAAACAATTGAAACCGGCAAAATGTCCGGTGCTGTTGGAACCTACGCAAATATCGATCCATTTGTCGAAGAATATGTCTGCAAACAGCTTGGGCTTGCGGCTTCTCCTATTTCAACTCAAACTTTGCAGCGTGACCGCCATGCGCAATATATTAGCACGTTGGCATTGATTGCGACGTCAATTGAGAAGTTCGCAACGGAAATCCGCGGCTTGCAAAAATCAGAAACGCGTGAAGTGGAAGAATTCTTTGCGAAAGGGCAAAAAGGTTCTTCAGCTATGCCGCATAAACGCAATCCGATCGGTTCTGAAAACATGACAGGGCTTGCGCGCTTGATCCGCGGTTATATGCTGACAGCTTACGAAAACGTTCCGCTTTGGCATGAACGCGACATTTCGCATTCTTCTGCAGAACGGGTAATTTTACCGGATGCAACAATCGCTTTGAACTATATGCTGAACCGCTTCTCAAATATTGTGAAAAACTTGACGGTGTTCCCAGAGAACATGAAGCGCAATATGGATTCGACGCTTGGCTTGATTTATTCACAGCGCGTGCTTTTGGCCTTGATCGATAAAGGCATGGCGCGTGAAGCGGCTTATGATACAGTTCAGCCTTGTGCGATGGAAGCTTGGGAAAACCAAACGCATTTCCGCCAAATCGTGGAAGCGAACGAAATAATCACTTCGCAATTGTCTAAAGAAGAATTGGATGATTGCTTTGACTATAACCACCACTTGCAGCAAGTGGACATGATTTTCAATCGTCTTGGATTAAACTAA
- the purC gene encoding phosphoribosylaminoimidazolesuccinocarboxamide synthase → MEKGQLLYEGKAKRLYATDEQDILWVEYKDSATAFNGEKKAEIVGKGMLNNKITSLIFEKLQGAGIASHFVKQLSDHEQLVQQVAIIPVEVVTRNIVAGSMAKRLGLEEGTILKRPIVEFYYKDDELGDPIITEDHIEMLELASTEEIQELREKALKVNEVLIGFFKEVGVDLVDFKIEFGRDNNGRILLADEISPDTCRLWDSETKQKLDKDVFRRDLGNLTDAYELILAKLGGQHS, encoded by the coding sequence ATGGAAAAAGGTCAGCTATTGTACGAAGGCAAAGCGAAACGTTTATATGCAACAGATGAGCAGGATATCTTATGGGTGGAATATAAAGACTCGGCAACAGCTTTCAACGGCGAGAAGAAAGCGGAAATCGTCGGCAAAGGCATGCTGAACAATAAAATTACATCATTGATTTTTGAAAAATTGCAGGGAGCAGGCATTGCTTCCCATTTCGTTAAACAATTGTCTGACCACGAGCAGCTTGTGCAGCAAGTAGCAATCATTCCAGTCGAAGTAGTGACCCGGAATATCGTTGCCGGCAGTATGGCGAAACGCCTCGGTTTGGAAGAAGGAACCATCCTGAAACGTCCAATCGTTGAATTCTATTATAAAGATGATGAACTTGGTGATCCGATCATTACAGAAGACCATATTGAAATGCTGGAACTTGCGTCAACGGAAGAAATTCAGGAACTGCGTGAAAAAGCGTTAAAAGTCAATGAAGTGCTGATTGGATTCTTCAAAGAAGTCGGCGTTGATTTGGTGGATTTTAAAATTGAATTTGGCCGCGACAATAATGGCCGCATTTTATTGGCAGATGAAATTTCACCGGATACTTGCCGCCTGTGGGATAGCGAAACAAAACAAAAACTTGATAAAGATGTATTTCGCCGGGATCTGGGCAATTTAACTGACGCTTACGAACTCATTTTAGCTAAACTGGGAGGACAACATTCATGA
- the purS gene encoding phosphoribosylformylglycinamidine synthase subunit PurS, translating to MKKVKIYVTLRESVLDPQGSAVMGSLHKMGYAEIEDVRIGKYLELMVSDDARDIDALVNEMCQKLLTNTVIEDYRFEIEEAVSQ from the coding sequence ATGAAAAAAGTAAAAATTTACGTTACGTTGCGCGAAAGCGTATTAGATCCACAAGGGTCTGCGGTAATGGGATCTCTTCATAAGATGGGTTACGCTGAAATTGAAGATGTCCGGATCGGCAAATACTTGGAATTGATGGTTTCAGATGACGCACGTGATATCGATGCTTTAGTTAATGAAATGTGTCAGAAGTTGTTGACGAATACGGTAATTGAAGATTACCGTTTCGAAATTGAGGAGGCTGTCTCGCAATGA
- the purQ gene encoding phosphoribosylformylglycinamidine synthase subunit PurQ produces the protein MKFAVIVFPGSNCDLDMYHAVKDELGEEAEYVWHDSTDLSGYDGILLPGGFSYGDYLRCGAIAQSSAVMDEVKKAVEAGKPVLGICNGFQILTEAGLLPGVLLRNKNLKFMCKTVGLKVENANTLFTSEYADGQEIQIPIAHGEGNYYCDDATYEQLKKNNQIVFSYADDFNGSRNNIAGIINERGNVLGMMPHPERAVTDLIGGSDGLALFKSIVKQWREANVSHA, from the coding sequence ATGAAATTCGCAGTAATTGTATTTCCTGGATCAAATTGTGACTTGGATATGTATCACGCAGTCAAGGATGAACTTGGTGAAGAAGCAGAATATGTTTGGCATGATTCAACAGATTTGAGCGGTTATGACGGAATTTTATTGCCAGGCGGATTTTCATACGGCGATTACTTGCGCTGTGGGGCGATTGCCCAGTCTTCGGCCGTGATGGATGAAGTGAAAAAAGCAGTGGAAGCCGGCAAGCCGGTTCTCGGCATCTGCAATGGTTTTCAAATTTTGACTGAAGCGGGACTTCTTCCAGGCGTTTTGCTCCGCAATAAAAACTTGAAATTCATGTGCAAAACAGTCGGCTTGAAAGTTGAAAATGCCAATACGCTGTTTACAAGCGAATACGCAGATGGCCAGGAAATCCAAATTCCAATCGCACATGGCGAAGGGAATTATTATTGCGACGATGCGACTTACGAGCAGCTGAAAAAGAACAACCAAATCGTCTTTTCATACGCGGATGACTTTAACGGCAGCCGCAACAACATTGCGGGAATCATCAATGAGCGCGGCAACGTGCTTGGCATGATGCCGCATCCGGAACGTGCTGTAACCGATTTGATCGGCGGCAGTGACGGCTTGGCATTATTTAAATCAATTGTGAAACAGTGGAGGGAAGCAAATGTCAGTCATGCTTGA
- the purL gene encoding phosphoribosylformylglycinamidine synthase subunit PurL codes for MSVMLEPNTEQIKEQKIYQQMGLSDAEFAMVEKILGRLPNYTETGLFSVMWSEHCSYKNSKPVLAKFPTKAPRVLQGPGEGAGIVDIGDGQAVVFKMESHNHPSAIEPYQGAATGVGGIIRDVFSMGARPVALLNSLRFGELTTPRVKYLFEEVVAGIAGYGNCIGIPTVGGEVQFDDSYDGNPLVNAMCVGLIDHKDIQKGVASGVGNPVMYVGAKTGRDGIHGATFASEELTESSGDNRPAVQVGDPFMEKLLLEACLELVKSDALVGIQDMGAAGLTSSSAEMASKAGSGIEMDLDHVPQRETGMTAYEMMLSESQERMLIVVKKGREPEIVELFEKYGLDAVTVGTVTDDSTLRLVHKGEVVAEVPVDALAEDAPVYHKPSSVPAYFNEYQQMENVEPEVKNYGETLTALLKQPTIASKEWVYNQYDHQVRTSTVVSPGSDAAVIRVRGTNKGLAMTTDCNSRYIYLDPEMGGKIAVAEAARNVVVSGAKPLAITDCLNFGNPEKPEIFWQLEKAADGMSEACTILDAPVIGGNVSLYNETNGTAIYPTPTIGLVGLVEDLSHVTTQDAKNAGDFIYMIGESFTEFGGSELQKMVEGRIFGKAPFIDLTVEAQRQAQILSAIQQGLVASAHDVAEGGVAVALAEKAFGKGLGLDITLTGSATTALFSESQSRFILTVSPGKAEQFEQIVTDAKKIGTVTDTQELVIKSEDGTAWINDSVETLRSAWKGAIPCLLKSEA; via the coding sequence ATGTCAGTCATGCTTGAGCCAAATACTGAGCAAATCAAAGAGCAGAAAATCTATCAGCAAATGGGATTGTCCGATGCAGAATTTGCCATGGTGGAGAAAATTTTAGGCAGATTGCCAAACTACACAGAAACCGGCTTGTTCTCCGTCATGTGGTCCGAGCATTGTTCATATAAAAACTCTAAGCCTGTGCTGGCGAAATTCCCGACAAAAGCGCCGCGTGTTCTTCAAGGACCGGGCGAAGGTGCTGGAATTGTCGATATCGGGGACGGCCAGGCAGTGGTCTTTAAAATGGAATCCCACAACCACCCGTCAGCGATCGAACCTTATCAAGGTGCAGCGACGGGTGTCGGCGGCATTATCCGGGACGTTTTCTCAATGGGCGCACGCCCGGTTGCCTTGCTGAATTCTCTTCGTTTCGGTGAATTGACAACGCCACGTGTGAAATACTTATTTGAAGAAGTAGTCGCTGGAATTGCAGGGTACGGCAACTGCATCGGCATCCCGACAGTCGGCGGTGAAGTGCAGTTTGATGATTCATACGATGGGAACCCATTGGTCAATGCTATGTGCGTTGGATTGATTGATCATAAGGACATTCAAAAAGGGGTAGCTTCAGGCGTCGGCAACCCGGTAATGTATGTCGGCGCTAAAACAGGGCGAGACGGCATCCATGGAGCGACATTCGCTTCAGAGGAATTGACGGAATCGTCCGGCGATAATCGTCCGGCTGTACAAGTCGGAGATCCATTCATGGAGAAATTATTGCTGGAAGCTTGTCTGGAACTTGTAAAATCAGATGCGCTTGTCGGCATTCAGGATATGGGAGCGGCAGGGCTGACTTCATCATCTGCGGAAATGGCTTCAAAAGCTGGATCTGGAATTGAAATGGATTTGGATCATGTGCCTCAGCGCGAAACTGGGATGACGGCTTATGAAATGATGCTGTCGGAATCACAGGAACGCATGCTGATTGTTGTGAAAAAAGGCCGTGAGCCTGAAATCGTGGAGCTATTTGAGAAATATGGCCTTGATGCTGTAACAGTCGGAACAGTAACGGACGATTCTACTTTGCGTTTGGTCCATAAAGGCGAAGTCGTAGCGGAAGTTCCGGTTGACGCGCTTGCAGAAGACGCACCGGTTTACCACAAACCATCAAGTGTACCTGCTTACTTCAATGAATATCAGCAAATGGAAAATGTGGAACCGGAAGTGAAAAACTATGGTGAAACACTGACGGCTTTATTGAAACAGCCGACAATTGCTTCTAAAGAATGGGTTTATAATCAATACGACCACCAAGTGCGTACAAGCACAGTCGTCAGCCCGGGATCTGATGCAGCAGTAATCCGCGTCCGCGGCACAAACAAAGGTTTAGCGATGACGACAGACTGCAACTCCCGGTACATCTACTTGGACCCGGAAATGGGCGGCAAGATTGCAGTAGCGGAAGCAGCGCGCAATGTTGTGGTATCCGGTGCAAAACCTCTTGCGATTACCGATTGCCTGAATTTCGGAAACCCTGAAAAGCCGGAAATCTTCTGGCAGCTTGAAAAAGCGGCAGACGGCATGTCTGAAGCTTGTACAATTCTGGATGCACCTGTTATTGGCGGTAACGTCTCTTTATATAACGAGACCAACGGGACAGCGATTTATCCAACACCGACAATCGGTTTAGTCGGTCTGGTAGAAGATCTTTCTCATGTGACAACCCAGGATGCTAAAAATGCCGGTGATTTCATTTATATGATCGGTGAAAGTTTTACCGAGTTCGGCGGCAGTGAACTTCAGAAAATGGTCGAAGGACGCATTTTCGGAAAAGCACCTTTCATCGACTTGACTGTTGAAGCACAGCGCCAAGCGCAAATCTTGTCCGCTATTCAGCAAGGGCTTGTTGCTTCAGCTCATGATGTAGCAGAAGGCGGTGTTGCCGTAGCTCTTGCAGAAAAAGCGTTTGGCAAAGGGTTAGGGCTGGATATTACACTGACCGGCTCAGCTACTACCGCTCTTTTCAGCGAATCCCAATCACGTTTCATTCTGACGGTGTCTCCTGGCAAAGCAGAGCAATTCGAACAGATCGTTACAGATGCCAAGAAAATCGGAACTGTCACTGACACTCAAGAATTAGTGATCAAAAGTGAAGACGGTACGGCTTGGATTAATGATTCAGTCGAAACGCTTCGCTCAGCCTGGAAAGGAGCAATCCCATGCTTGCTGAAATCAGAAGCTTAA
- the purF gene encoding amidophosphoribosyltransferase, with the protein MLAEIRSLNEECGVFGIWGHANAAQLTYYGLHALQHRGQEGAGIVSTDKASLQALKGEGMVSEVFSPEKIEKIAGTGAIGHVRYATAGGSGIENVQPLLFNSTTGSLAISHNGNLVNANHLKSHLERQGSIFQTTSDTEVLAHLIKRSGYATFEEQAKNALSLLKGAFACVILKEEAMYIALDPNGLRPLSLGNLGDAWVVASETCAFDIIGAEFVRSVEPGEFLVITDDGLRAERFAYPAERSICTMEYVYFSRPDSDIDGINVHAARKRLGKQLAREIQIDADVVTGVPDSSISAAIGFSEESGIPYELGLIKNRYVGRTFIQPSQDLREQGVKMKLSPVRQVVKGKRVIMVDDSIVRGTTSRRIVNLLKEAGATEVHVVISSPPIKSPCFYGIDISTSGELIAANNTIEEMREIIGADSLTFLSVDGMVQNIGRTDPGSKCGHCLGCFTGEYPTNIYPDTVLPHEKEKVK; encoded by the coding sequence ATGCTTGCTGAAATCAGAAGCTTAAATGAAGAATGCGGCGTCTTTGGAATATGGGGACATGCAAATGCTGCTCAGCTAACGTATTACGGACTGCATGCCTTGCAGCATAGAGGCCAAGAAGGTGCAGGGATTGTTTCAACGGACAAAGCTTCTTTACAAGCATTAAAAGGCGAAGGCATGGTCAGTGAAGTATTTTCTCCTGAAAAAATCGAGAAAATAGCTGGGACTGGGGCAATTGGACATGTCCGCTATGCAACAGCCGGCGGCAGCGGCATTGAAAACGTTCAGCCGCTGCTCTTTAACTCGACAACTGGCAGCTTAGCTATCTCGCATAACGGCAATTTAGTCAATGCCAACCATTTGAAAAGCCACCTGGAACGACAGGGAAGCATTTTTCAAACGACTTCTGACACAGAAGTGCTGGCTCATCTGATTAAGCGGAGCGGCTATGCAACATTTGAAGAACAGGCGAAAAATGCATTATCTCTTTTGAAAGGCGCTTTTGCCTGTGTGATTCTGAAAGAAGAAGCGATGTATATCGCACTTGACCCGAACGGCTTGCGCCCATTATCTCTTGGGAATTTAGGCGATGCTTGGGTGGTAGCTTCAGAAACATGCGCATTTGACATCATTGGGGCGGAATTTGTCCGTTCTGTTGAACCAGGTGAGTTCTTAGTGATCACAGACGATGGATTGCGGGCCGAGCGTTTTGCTTACCCGGCAGAACGGTCAATCTGCACGATGGAATATGTCTACTTTTCACGTCCGGATTCAGACATTGACGGCATCAACGTGCATGCTGCGCGGAAACGCCTCGGCAAACAATTGGCAAGAGAAATCCAGATTGATGCGGACGTCGTGACCGGTGTGCCGGACTCGAGTATTTCAGCAGCAATCGGCTTTTCGGAAGAAAGCGGCATTCCATATGAACTTGGCTTGATCAAAAACCGCTATGTTGGCCGGACATTTATTCAGCCTTCCCAGGATCTTCGGGAACAAGGCGTGAAGATGAAACTCTCTCCGGTGCGCCAAGTTGTAAAAGGCAAGCGCGTCATCATGGTAGATGATTCGATTGTGCGCGGAACGACTTCCCGCCGCATCGTCAACTTACTGAAAGAAGCGGGAGCAACAGAAGTCCATGTCGTGATCAGTTCACCGCCGATTAAAAGCCCTTGTTTCTATGGAATCGATATTTCAACATCAGGCGAATTGATTGCGGCGAATAATACAATCGAAGAAATGCGTGAAATTATTGGAGCGGACTCTTTGACATTTTTATCAGTGGACGGCATGGTGCAGAATATCGGACGTACAGACCCGGGTTCTAAATGTGGCCATTGCTTAGGTTGTTTTACCGGCGAATATCCAACCAATATTTATCCGGATACGGTATTGCCGCATGAAAAAGAGAAAGTGAAATAA
- the purM gene encoding phosphoribosylformylglycinamidine cyclo-ligase, whose protein sequence is MSKAYEKAGVNIEAGYEAVTRMKSHVERTARKGMLGAFGGFGGMFDLSELNLKEPVLVSGTDGVGTKLKLAFMADRHDTIGIDCVAMCVNDIVAQGAEPLFFLDYIAVGKAVPEKIEQIVKGVADGCVQAGAALIGGETAEMPGLYDEEEYDIAGFAVGAAEKSKIVTGEKIQAGDVLIGLASSGIHSNGYSLVRNIVFDQHHYQLDQLVEGFEDLGPIGNELLTPTKIYAKTVAAIAKDTEIHGMAHVTGGGFIENLPRMMPEGLGAEVELGSWPVLRIFEMLQEKGSLTDRDIFSVFNAGIGFVLAVAPKDAEQVLTSAEASGEQAYVIGQVSGKSGVQFKGEQDGTLDEQ, encoded by the coding sequence GTGTCAAAAGCATATGAAAAGGCAGGCGTAAACATCGAAGCAGGCTATGAAGCGGTAACCCGCATGAAATCCCATGTGGAACGGACTGCGCGCAAAGGAATGCTGGGTGCATTCGGCGGCTTCGGCGGCATGTTCGATTTATCCGAGCTGAATTTGAAAGAACCGGTTCTTGTTTCTGGAACTGATGGTGTAGGCACGAAACTGAAATTGGCATTTATGGCGGACCGCCACGATACAATTGGCATCGATTGTGTGGCTATGTGTGTGAATGACATCGTGGCACAAGGTGCAGAACCGCTGTTTTTCCTCGACTATATAGCAGTCGGCAAAGCAGTGCCGGAAAAAATCGAACAGATTGTTAAAGGCGTGGCGGACGGCTGCGTTCAAGCCGGTGCAGCTTTGATCGGCGGGGAAACTGCAGAAATGCCTGGACTTTATGATGAAGAAGAATACGATATTGCAGGATTTGCAGTGGGTGCGGCAGAAAAATCCAAGATTGTCACCGGCGAAAAGATTCAAGCGGGTGATGTTTTGATCGGGCTTGCTTCAAGTGGAATCCATTCCAATGGCTATTCTCTTGTCCGCAACATTGTTTTCGATCAGCACCATTACCAGCTGGATCAACTCGTAGAAGGATTCGAAGATCTCGGGCCGATTGGCAATGAATTGCTGACGCCGACCAAAATCTACGCAAAGACAGTGGCAGCTATTGCTAAAGATACTGAAATCCATGGAATGGCTCATGTCACCGGCGGTGGATTTATCGAGAACTTGCCCCGCATGATGCCGGAAGGTCTAGGCGCTGAAGTTGAACTTGGCAGCTGGCCTGTATTGCGTATTTTTGAAATGCTTCAGGAAAAAGGTTCGTTGACAGACCGCGATATCTTCTCAGTTTTCAATGCGGGGATCGGCTTTGTGCTTGCCGTAGCACCAAAGGATGCTGAACAGGTTTTAACATCTGCAGAGGCAAGCGGTGAACAGGCTTATGTAATTGGCCAAGTTTCTGGCAAATCCGGCGTGCAATTCAAAGGTGAACAGGACGGAACGCTCGATGAACAATAA
- the purN gene encoding phosphoribosylglycinamide formyltransferase — protein sequence MNNKPKIAVFASGNGSNFQAIADAIQTGELEAELLLVVTDRPKAFVVERAKKAGIASFAFIPTEYDSKQTYEKMLKEKLKSHGVEWIILAGYMRLIGPVLLEAFENRIINIHPSALPAFPGKDAIGQTMASGANRAGVTVHFVDAGMDTGKIIAQQTFSINGRNQEAVEKEIHAIEHRLYPSTLQQLFNR from the coding sequence ATGAACAATAAACCAAAAATTGCCGTTTTCGCTTCTGGAAACGGCTCTAATTTTCAAGCGATTGCCGATGCGATTCAAACAGGTGAGCTGGAGGCTGAATTGCTGCTTGTAGTGACAGACCGTCCGAAAGCTTTTGTAGTGGAACGCGCGAAGAAAGCAGGAATCGCTTCTTTTGCTTTTATTCCAACTGAATACGATTCTAAACAAACATATGAAAAGATGCTGAAAGAGAAGTTGAAAAGCCATGGAGTGGAATGGATTATTCTGGCCGGCTATATGCGGTTGATTGGTCCGGTGCTTCTTGAAGCATTTGAAAACCGGATTATCAATATCCATCCATCTGCTTTGCCGGCTTTCCCAGGAAAAGATGCGATTGGCCAAACGATGGCTTCCGGGGCTAACAGAGCAGGCGTCACGGTGCATTTTGTGGATGCCGGAATGGATACCGGGAAAATTATCGCCCAACAAACCTTCTCCATAAACGGCCGCAATCAAGAAGCCGTTGAAAAAGAAATACATGCGATTGAACACCGGTTATATCCGTCAACTTTACAGCAATTATTCAACCGGTAA